In the genome of Pseudomonas bubulae, one region contains:
- a CDS encoding ketoacyl-ACP synthase III — MIGIKSIASYVPASGVDNYAQGAKFSKDEEFILGKIGSAFLPRKDADQETSDLCVEAVNALFINNPQLKRESIDALIVVTQNGDAEGLPHTAAIVQDKLGLPTHVAAFDISLGCSGYVYGIYAMKGFMEAAGLKNGLLVTADPYSKIVDPEDRNTTMLFGDAATATWMGEDAPWQLGKAKFGTDGSGAPHLKVSDGVFFMNGRQVFNFALLKVPAHLNELLEESELTSKDIDAFCIHQGSAAIVDAVARRFEGEPEKFIKDMVETGNTVSSSIPLLLEKHVMDATWKRVALSGFGVGLSWGSAIIYRP; from the coding sequence ATGATTGGCATTAAAAGCATCGCCAGTTACGTGCCAGCAAGCGGTGTAGACAACTACGCGCAGGGCGCGAAGTTCTCCAAAGACGAAGAATTCATTCTGGGCAAGATCGGTTCGGCGTTTCTGCCGCGCAAAGACGCTGACCAGGAAACCTCCGACCTGTGTGTTGAGGCAGTCAACGCACTGTTTATCAACAATCCTCAGCTTAAACGCGAATCCATCGACGCGTTGATCGTTGTCACCCAGAACGGCGACGCTGAAGGCCTGCCGCACACCGCGGCCATTGTCCAGGACAAGCTCGGTCTGCCGACCCACGTTGCCGCCTTTGATATCTCCCTGGGCTGCTCGGGTTATGTCTACGGTATCTACGCGATGAAAGGCTTTATGGAAGCCGCGGGCCTGAAGAACGGTCTGCTGGTGACGGCCGACCCGTACTCGAAAATCGTTGACCCGGAAGACCGCAACACCACCATGCTCTTTGGTGACGCCGCCACCGCTACCTGGATGGGCGAAGACGCTCCCTGGCAGCTGGGCAAGGCCAAGTTCGGCACCGACGGTTCGGGTGCGCCGCATCTGAAAGTCAGTGATGGTGTGTTCTTTATGAATGGCCGCCAGGTGTTCAACTTCGCGCTGCTCAAAGTGCCTGCGCACTTGAACGAGTTGCTGGAAGAGTCCGAGCTGACCTCCAAGGACATCGACGCGTTCTGCATCCACCAGGGCAGTGCGGCCATCGTTGACGCCGTGGCCCGTCGCTTTGAAGGCGAGCCGGAGAAATTTATCAAGGATATGGTCGAGACCGGCAACACCGTGTCGTCGAGCATTCCGCTGCTGCTGGAAAAACACGTGATGGATGCCACCTGGAAGCGGGTGGCGCTGAGCGGTTTTGGCGTGGGCCTGTCGTGGGGCTCGGCGATTATCTATCGCCCGTAA
- a CDS encoding flagellar hook-associated protein 3 — protein sequence MRISTSQFFESTSATYQNNFSSVIKTQSQIDSGVRIQTAADDPVGAARLLQLQQQKDMLAQYSTNMNSIKSSLGAQEAVLDSINNSLQKASELALQAGGGGVSDADRATIANELGSIEDQVFSLLNSKDASGNYMFSGSKSNTPPYARNNDGTYSYQGDDTQLNLKVSDTLSLASSDTAKSFMEGAINTGRTQTVFTPVTAADGTVSSNGGKVSVSAGLITSSPQFNKSFAEGQPYTLTFISRTQFKLTSSPDGADITSQVSGNGAFDPTKEGGQSISLHGVSFDLSMNLKDIPAADQDTEAAKYAFTLEAKPDSFNVSRTPSNPSTALITDSTVDDTKAYSDSFPSNGAVIKFTSDSEYEIYAQPITASSKLIASGTMAGDSITALGVRFDFSGARAAGDQFVVSGNNHQSQSALDTISQLRKALVIPTDKDPDAQKTQRDVINSAIGNLKNASAGVDSARGSIGARLKAVDIQADENISLGLANDSTTAAIGNTDMAGASIELAFQKAMLEASQLAFVKISQLSLFNQL from the coding sequence ATGCGTATTTCAACTTCGCAGTTTTTTGAATCGACCAGTGCCACCTACCAGAACAACTTCTCGTCGGTGATCAAGACCCAGAGCCAGATCGACTCCGGCGTGCGCATCCAGACCGCTGCCGATGACCCGGTAGGTGCGGCGCGCCTGCTGCAATTGCAGCAGCAAAAAGACATGCTGGCGCAGTACAGCACCAATATGAACAGCATCAAGTCGTCGCTGGGTGCTCAGGAAGCGGTGCTCGACAGCATCAATAACTCATTGCAAAAAGCCAGTGAACTGGCCCTGCAGGCGGGTGGCGGCGGTGTCAGCGATGCGGATCGGGCTACAATTGCCAATGAATTGGGCAGCATCGAAGATCAGGTGTTCAGCCTGCTCAACAGTAAGGACGCCTCGGGCAACTACATGTTCTCGGGTTCAAAAAGTAACACGCCACCTTATGCGCGTAACAACGACGGCACTTATAGCTATCAAGGTGACGACACTCAACTTAACCTTAAAGTTTCGGATACTTTGAGCCTGGCCAGCAGTGATACTGCCAAAAGCTTTATGGAAGGGGCGATCAATACTGGACGCACCCAGACTGTATTTACGCCGGTGACGGCTGCCGACGGTACGGTGTCTAGCAACGGTGGAAAGGTATCCGTATCGGCGGGCTTAATCACGTCAAGCCCGCAGTTCAATAAAAGTTTCGCTGAAGGGCAGCCGTACACGCTGACGTTTATCAGCAGAACCCAGTTCAAATTGACGAGCAGCCCCGATGGGGCAGATATCACTTCGCAGGTGTCGGGCAATGGTGCGTTCGACCCTACCAAGGAAGGTGGGCAGAGTATCAGTCTGCATGGCGTGTCGTTCGATTTAAGCATGAACCTTAAGGATATCCCGGCGGCGGATCAGGATACCGAGGCGGCTAAATACGCTTTTACCCTGGAGGCCAAGCCCGATTCGTTCAATGTATCGCGCACTCCAAGCAATCCCTCGACTGCGCTAATCACTGACTCTACGGTTGATGATACCAAGGCTTACAGTGACAGTTTCCCGAGCAATGGTGCAGTGATTAAATTCACCAGCGATAGCGAATATGAAATCTATGCCCAGCCGATTACTGCCAGTAGCAAATTGATTGCCAGCGGAACCATGGCTGGCGACTCGATCACAGCTCTGGGAGTCAGATTTGACTTTAGCGGTGCGCGAGCTGCTGGCGACCAATTTGTGGTCAGTGGTAACAACCATCAAAGCCAGAGCGCTTTGGACACTATTAGTCAGTTGCGTAAGGCGCTGGTTATTCCGACTGACAAAGATCCTGATGCCCAGAAAACTCAGCGGGATGTAATCAACTCCGCGATTGGCAACCTGAAAAACGCCAGTGCCGGCGTTGACAGCGCCCGCGGCTCGATTGGTGCGCGCCTGAAGGCGGTGGATATTCAGGCGGATGAAAATATCAGCCTGGGCCTGGCCAACGATTCCACCACGGCGGCGATCGGCAACACCGATATGGCGGGGGCGTCCATCGAACTGGCGTTCCAGAAAGCCATGCTCGAAGCCTCGCAACTGGCGTTCGTGAAAATCTCCCAGCTGAGCCTGTTCAACCAGCTCTAA
- the flgK gene encoding flagellar hook-associated protein FlgK — translation MASLINIGMSGLNASQGALATVGNNIANANTSGYSRQQIVQGSAASQQVGGVFIGTGTTLADVRRVYNSYLDAQLQTTTSLNGDAQAYLDQIGTVDKLLSDKNTGVSAALSSFFSSLQTAAAAPGDVSARQLLLTSAQTLSNRFNSISTQLNQQNEGINSQLDTLTSMVNQHTATIASLNKQIAQATTAGNTPNNLLDARNEAVRSLNELVGVTVQEHDNVYDITLGTGQSLVQGSTSNTISAVPGKVDKSQYSIQVNFQQSSSDVTSVISGGKIGGLLRYRDDVLAPAMNDLGRTAIVVADAINQQLGQGLDANGEFGSSLFNSINSATAISQRSQAATGNIGAGNFNVSIADSGALTAYDYQVTFTSATEYSVKRSDGTDMGAFATTDTPAKVIDGFTLDLKGGPMTAGDAFKVSPTRSGAGNIGVQMSDANKLAFAGPLVAGPGSSNTGTGAVGSLNLSSALDIYGGVNLGKAQSDIEGAMPVRIAFDEASADGTQSYRVLNEAGKEIGKGSIVPGQDNKVTINVPVTNADGTTTNVGFDTVISGSPGKGDSFDIKFNKDGKADNRNANELLGLQTKATVGVGKDGTGGVSMATSYSQLVSKVGGKASQAAVDGTANGAALAYAKEVRNSVSQVNLDEEASNLVKFQQYYTASSQIIKAAQATFSTLINSL, via the coding sequence ATGGCGAGTTTGATCAACATCGGGATGTCGGGGCTCAACGCCAGTCAGGGCGCATTGGCGACAGTCGGCAACAACATTGCCAACGCCAATACCTCGGGCTATTCGCGTCAGCAGATCGTCCAGGGCAGCGCCGCGTCGCAACAGGTGGGCGGGGTGTTTATCGGCACCGGCACCACCCTGGCCGACGTGCGCCGCGTGTACAACTCCTACCTCGACGCCCAGTTGCAAACCACCACCTCGCTCAATGGCGATGCCCAGGCTTATCTCGACCAGATCGGCACGGTCGACAAACTGCTGTCGGATAAAAACACGGGCGTATCGGCAGCCCTGAGCAGCTTTTTCAGCTCATTGCAAACTGCCGCCGCGGCGCCCGGTGATGTGTCCGCGCGGCAGTTGTTGCTGACCAGTGCGCAAACCCTGAGCAACCGCTTCAACTCGATTTCGACCCAGCTCAACCAGCAGAACGAAGGCATCAACAGCCAGCTGGACACCCTGACTTCGATGGTCAACCAGCACACGGCCACCATTGCTTCGCTGAACAAGCAGATCGCCCAGGCCACCACGGCTGGCAATACGCCGAACAACCTGCTGGATGCGCGTAACGAAGCCGTGCGCAGCCTCAACGAGCTGGTCGGGGTGACGGTTCAGGAGCACGACAACGTCTACGACATTACCCTGGGTACCGGCCAATCGCTGGTGCAGGGCAGCACCTCGAACACGATTTCGGCGGTGCCGGGCAAGGTCGATAAAAGCCAATACAGCATCCAGGTCAACTTCCAGCAATCGAGTTCGGATGTGACCTCGGTGATCAGTGGCGGCAAGATCGGCGGCCTGCTGCGTTACCGCGACGATGTGCTGGCCCCGGCGATGAACGATTTGGGCCGTACAGCCATTGTGGTCGCCGATGCGATCAACCAGCAGCTGGGCCAGGGCCTGGATGCCAATGGCGAGTTCGGCTCGTCGTTGTTCAACAGCATCAACAGTGCCACGGCCATCAGCCAGCGCAGCCAGGCGGCGACCGGAAATATTGGCGCAGGCAACTTCAATGTCAGCATCGCTGACAGCGGCGCGCTGACCGCCTACGACTATCAGGTCACGTTCACCAGCGCCACCGAGTACTCGGTCAAGCGCTCCGACGGCACCGATATGGGGGCGTTCGCTACCACCGACACCCCGGCCAAGGTCATTGACGGTTTCACCCTGGATCTCAAGGGCGGCCCGATGACCGCTGGCGACGCGTTCAAGGTCAGCCCCACCCGCAGTGGTGCAGGCAATATCGGCGTGCAAATGAGCGATGCCAATAAATTGGCATTTGCCGGGCCGCTGGTGGCTGGCCCGGGCAGCTCCAATACCGGTACGGGTGCAGTGGGTAGCCTCAATCTGTCGTCAGCGCTGGATATCTACGGCGGCGTCAATCTGGGCAAAGCGCAAAGCGATATTGAAGGCGCCATGCCGGTGCGCATTGCCTTTGACGAAGCCAGCGCGGATGGCACCCAGAGCTACCGGGTACTGAACGAGGCCGGCAAGGAAATCGGCAAGGGCAGCATCGTGCCGGGCCAGGACAACAAGGTCACGATCAATGTGCCCGTGACCAACGCGGACGGCACCACTACAAACGTGGGGTTCGACACGGTGATCAGCGGTTCGCCGGGCAAGGGTGACAGCTTCGATATCAAGTTCAACAAGGACGGCAAGGCCGACAACCGCAACGCCAACGAACTGCTGGGCCTGCAAACCAAGGCCACAGTGGGCGTAGGCAAGGACGGCACTGGCGGCGTCAGCATGGCTACTTCCTACAGTCAGTTGGTATCCAAGGTGGGCGGTAAAGCCAGCCAGGCGGCGGTCGACGGCACCGCCAATGGCGCGGCTTTGGCCTACGCCAAAGAGGTGCGCAACTCGGTATCCCAGGTCAACCTGGACGAAGAAGCCTCCAACCTGGTCAAGTTCCAGCAGTACTACACCGCCTCGTCGCAGATCATCAAAGCGGCGCAAGCAACCTTCAGCACGCTGATCAACAGTCTTTAA
- the flgJ gene encoding flagellar assembly peptidoglycan hydrolase FlgJ, translating into MDMRKSGVVSGSDSGAFTDLNRLNNLKVGDRESDGNMRKVAQEFESLFLNEMLKSMRSANEVLGKDNPLNTPAAKQYQEMYDQQLSVTLSRQGGGIGLADVLMRQMSKNKAAVPGEAAATTALTAEAKAPAATTVDSPFVRSSGQRPLWASRVAITPQAAGGGHQNDMALLNQRRLALPSKLTDRLLAGIVPSADPARSTLNTAAVPGRTSPGLDAVLKGSRQPMLSASGVHGRMQVYGRAVAQPPLAPAKQAFESPDAFVATMLPMAQQAADRIGVDPLYLVAQAALETGWGKSVMRQQDGSSSHNLFGIKATGSWQGAQARAITSEFRGGQMVKETAEFRSYDSYQDSFHDLVTLLQSNNRYKEVLNAADKPEQFVRELQKAGYATDPEYASKISQIAKQMKTYQSYASTGSLTNL; encoded by the coding sequence ATGGATATGCGTAAGAGTGGAGTAGTCAGTGGCAGCGATTCCGGGGCGTTCACCGACCTGAATCGGCTGAACAATCTGAAAGTCGGCGACCGCGAAAGCGACGGCAATATGCGCAAAGTTGCCCAGGAATTCGAGTCGCTGTTTCTCAACGAAATGCTCAAGTCGATGCGCTCGGCCAACGAAGTGCTGGGCAAGGACAACCCGCTCAACACCCCGGCGGCCAAGCAGTATCAGGAAATGTACGACCAGCAATTGTCCGTGACCCTGTCCCGGCAGGGCGGTGGTATCGGCCTGGCCGATGTGTTGATGCGCCAGATGTCGAAAAACAAAGCTGCGGTGCCGGGGGAGGCTGCGGCGACCACGGCGCTGACTGCCGAAGCCAAAGCCCCGGCCGCCACCACCGTCGACAGCCCTTTTGTGCGCTCCAGTGGTCAGCGTCCATTGTGGGCTTCGCGGGTCGCCATTACGCCGCAGGCAGCCGGCGGCGGCCATCAGAATGACATGGCCCTGCTCAATCAGCGCCGTCTGGCGTTGCCGAGCAAGCTGACTGACCGCTTGCTGGCCGGGATCGTGCCATCGGCCGATCCGGCGCGTTCCACGCTCAATACCGCCGCCGTGCCGGGGCGCACTTCGCCGGGGCTGGATGCCGTGCTCAAGGGCAGCCGCCAGCCGATGCTCAGTGCCAGTGGCGTGCACGGGCGCATGCAGGTTTACGGTCGTGCCGTGGCGCAGCCGCCGCTGGCCCCGGCCAAACAGGCCTTCGAGTCGCCGGATGCGTTTGTCGCCACCATGTTGCCGATGGCGCAACAGGCCGCCGACCGCATCGGCGTCGACCCGCTGTACCTGGTGGCGCAAGCCGCACTGGAAACCGGCTGGGGCAAGTCGGTGATGCGCCAGCAAGATGGCAGCAGCAGTCACAACCTGTTCGGCATCAAGGCCACCGGCAGTTGGCAGGGCGCCCAGGCGCGGGCCATCACCAGCGAGTTCAGGGGCGGGCAGATGGTCAAGGAGACAGCGGAATTCCGTTCCTACGATTCCTATCAGGACAGCTTCCATGATCTGGTGACGCTGTTGCAGAGCAACAATCGTTATAAAGAAGTGCTCAATGCGGCCGATAAACCGGAGCAGTTTGTACGCGAATTGCAGAAGGCCGGTTATGCGACCGACCCTGAGTACGCGAGCAAGATTTCGCAGATAGCCAAGCAAATGAAAACCTACCAGAGCTACGCCTCGACGGGTTCTCTCACGAATTTATAA
- a CDS encoding flagellar basal body P-ring protein FlgI: MPNLKHLLAAVLLLSTSLGAHAERLKDIASISGVRSNQLIGYGLVVGLNGTGDQTTQTPFTLQTFNNMLSQFGIKVPPGSGNVQLKNVAAVSISADLPAFAKPGQVIDITVSSIGNSKSLRGGTLLLTPLKGIDGNVYAVAQGNLVVGGFDAEGRDGSKITVNVPSAGRIPGGASVERAVPSGFNQGNSLTLNLNRSDFTTAKRIVDKINDLLGPGVAQAIDGGSVRVTAPLDPSQRVDYLSILENLEVDPGQAVAKVIINSRTGTIVIGQNVKVSPAAVTHGSLTVTITEDPIVSQPGPLSNGETAVVPRSRLNAQQEAKPMFKFGPGTTLDEIVRAVNQVGAAPGDLMAILEALKQAGALQADLIVI, from the coding sequence ATGCCCAACCTCAAGCATCTGCTGGCAGCCGTGTTGCTGTTGTCGACCTCCCTGGGCGCCCACGCCGAGCGGTTGAAAGACATCGCCAGCATTTCCGGCGTGCGTTCCAACCAATTGATTGGTTATGGCCTGGTGGTGGGCTTGAATGGTACGGGTGACCAGACCACACAAACCCCGTTTACCCTGCAGACGTTCAATAACATGCTGTCGCAGTTTGGCATCAAGGTACCGCCGGGTTCGGGCAATGTGCAGCTGAAAAACGTTGCGGCGGTGTCCATCAGCGCCGATTTGCCGGCATTCGCCAAGCCGGGGCAGGTGATCGATATCACCGTTTCCTCCATCGGCAACTCCAAAAGCCTGCGCGGCGGTACGCTGCTGCTGACACCGCTTAAAGGCATTGATGGCAATGTGTATGCGGTGGCCCAGGGCAATCTGGTGGTCGGCGGTTTCGATGCCGAAGGCCGCGACGGCTCGAAAATCACCGTCAACGTGCCGTCGGCCGGGCGTATTCCGGGTGGCGCATCGGTTGAGCGGGCCGTACCCAGCGGTTTCAACCAGGGCAACAGCCTGACCCTGAACCTCAATCGCTCGGACTTCACCACCGCCAAGCGTATCGTCGACAAGATCAATGACCTGCTCGGCCCCGGTGTGGCGCAGGCCATCGATGGCGGCTCGGTTCGCGTGACCGCACCACTGGACCCGAGCCAGCGGGTCGACTATCTGTCGATCCTGGAAAACCTCGAAGTCGATCCGGGGCAGGCGGTGGCCAAGGTCATCATCAACTCGCGCACCGGCACCATCGTGATTGGCCAGAACGTCAAGGTTTCGCCCGCCGCAGTGACCCACGGTAGCCTGACCGTGACCATCACCGAAGACCCGATTGTCAGCCAGCCCGGCCCGCTGTCCAACGGCGAGACCGCCGTGGTGCCGCGTTCGCGACTGAATGCCCAGCAGGAAGCCAAGCCGATGTTCAAGTTCGGCCCGGGCACCACCCTCGACGAAATCGTGCGGGCGGTAAACCAGGTCGGCGCAGCGCCAGGGGACTTGATGGCGATTCTCGAAGCGCTGAAACAGGCCGGCGCGCTGCAAGCCGACCTGATCGTGATCTGA
- the flgH gene encoding flagellar basal body L-ring protein FlgH, giving the protein MKRLFSVLALGAITLLAGCVSPPPRANDPYYAPVLPRTPLPAAANNGSIYQAGFEQNLYSDRKAYRIGDIITITLNEKTQASKNANSAIGKNSNTSIGLTSLFGSGLTTNNPLGGGDLSLNAGYSGSRATKGDSKAGQGNSLTGSITVTVADVLPNGIIAVRGEKWMTLNTGDELVRIAGLVRADDIATDNTVSSTRVADARITYSGTGSFADASQPGWFDRFFLSPLFPF; this is encoded by the coding sequence ATGAAGCGCTTGTTTTCTGTTCTGGCACTGGGCGCCATCACCTTGCTGGCCGGCTGCGTCAGCCCGCCACCGCGGGCCAACGACCCGTACTACGCACCTGTGCTGCCGCGTACGCCGCTGCCGGCTGCCGCCAACAACGGCTCGATTTACCAGGCCGGTTTCGAGCAGAACCTGTACAGCGACCGCAAGGCGTACCGCATCGGCGACATCATTACCATTACCCTTAATGAGAAGACCCAGGCGAGTAAAAACGCCAACTCGGCGATCGGTAAAAACAGCAACACCAGCATCGGCCTGACCTCGTTGTTCGGCAGCGGCCTGACCACCAACAACCCGCTGGGCGGGGGTGACCTGAGCCTCAATGCCGGTTACAGCGGCAGCCGTGCCACCAAGGGCGACAGCAAGGCCGGGCAGGGCAACAGCCTGACCGGTTCGATCACCGTGACTGTCGCCGACGTGCTGCCCAACGGCATCATCGCCGTGCGCGGTGAAAAGTGGATGACCCTTAACACCGGCGACGAGCTGGTACGCATTGCCGGCCTGGTACGGGCCGATGACATTGCCACTGACAACACTGTGTCTTCGACCCGTGTGGCCGATGCGCGCATCACCTACTCGGGCACCGGCTCGTTTGCCGATGCGAGCCAGCCGGGCTGGTTTGACCGTTTCTTCCTTAGCCCGCTGTTTCCCTTTTAG
- the flgG gene encoding flagellar basal-body rod protein FlgG, with protein sequence MLPALWVAKTGLAAQDTNLTTISNNLANVSTTGFKRDRAEFQDLLYQIKRQPGAQSTQDSELPSGLQVGTGVRIVGTQKNFTAGSLQTTEQPLDMAINGRGFFQIMQPDGTTAYTRDGTFHLDSNGQIVTANGFALEPAIVVPADAQTFTVGQDGTVSVTISGNPAAQVIGNVQTADFINPAGLQSQGGNLFLETASSGAPQIGTPGLNGFGLTMQSMLETSNVSTVEEMVNMITTQRAYEMNSKVISTADQMLSFVTQNL encoded by the coding sequence ATGCTTCCGGCACTGTGGGTTGCAAAAACGGGTTTGGCTGCACAAGACACCAACCTGACCACCATTTCCAACAACCTGGCCAACGTCTCGACCACCGGCTTCAAACGTGATCGCGCCGAGTTCCAGGACTTGCTCTACCAGATCAAGCGCCAGCCAGGTGCCCAGTCCACCCAGGACAGTGAACTGCCATCGGGCCTGCAAGTGGGCACCGGGGTACGTATTGTCGGCACGCAAAAGAACTTCACTGCCGGTAGCCTGCAAACTACCGAGCAGCCGCTGGACATGGCCATCAACGGCCGTGGTTTTTTCCAGATCATGCAGCCCGACGGCACAACGGCCTACACCCGTGACGGTACTTTCCATCTGGACTCCAATGGCCAGATCGTCACCGCTAACGGCTTTGCCCTGGAACCGGCGATTGTGGTGCCGGCCGATGCCCAGACCTTCACCGTCGGCCAGGACGGCACCGTATCGGTGACCATTTCCGGCAACCCGGCGGCGCAAGTGATCGGCAACGTGCAGACCGCCGACTTTATCAACCCGGCCGGCTTGCAGTCCCAGGGCGGCAACCTGTTCCTGGAAACCGCCTCCAGCGGTGCGCCGCAAATCGGCACCCCGGGCCTGAACGGCTTTGGCCTGACCATGCAAAGCATGCTCGAGACCTCGAACGTCAGCACCGTGGAAGAAATGGTCAATATGATCACCACCCAGCGCGCCTACGAGATGAACTCCAAAGTGATTTCTACCGCTGACCAGATGTTGTCGTTCGTTACGCAAAACCTGTAA
- a CDS encoding flagellar basal body rod protein FlgF — protein sequence MDKYLYVAMTGASQNALAQKAHANNLANISTNGFQRDLEQARSMPVFGDSFPARAFALTERPATDFSQGALVETGRDLDVAVSGDGWLAVQAPDGSEAYVRTASMNVDALGILRAGNGMPIMGNGGPIAVPPQQQIEVGEDGTISIRAQGEGPRVMAQVDRIKLVQPDLKTMSKGLDGLIHTNDGQPAPADANVRVTSGFLQASNVNAVDEMTSVLALSKQFELHIKMMNTAKEDDQAMTRVLSIS from the coding sequence GTGGACAAGTACCTTTATGTGGCAATGACCGGCGCCAGTCAGAACGCACTGGCGCAGAAGGCGCATGCCAACAATCTGGCGAACATCTCGACCAACGGGTTTCAGCGTGACCTGGAACAGGCCCGCTCGATGCCGGTGTTTGGTGACAGCTTTCCGGCGCGTGCCTTTGCCTTGACCGAGCGCCCTGCCACCGATTTCAGCCAAGGTGCCCTGGTCGAGACCGGCCGCGACCTCGATGTGGCCGTGTCCGGCGACGGCTGGCTGGCGGTGCAGGCCCCCGACGGCAGTGAGGCCTATGTGCGAACCGCCAGCATGAACGTGGATGCCCTGGGCATCCTGCGTGCCGGCAACGGCATGCCGATCATGGGCAACGGCGGGCCGATCGCGGTGCCGCCCCAGCAGCAGATCGAAGTCGGCGAAGACGGCACCATCAGCATCCGCGCCCAGGGCGAAGGCCCGCGGGTGATGGCGCAAGTGGACCGCATCAAGCTGGTCCAGCCGGACCTTAAAACCATGAGCAAGGGCCTCGACGGCCTGATCCACACCAATGACGGTCAGCCGGCCCCGGCCGATGCCAATGTGCGGGTGACCTCGGGTTTTCTGCAGGCGAGCAACGTCAATGCCGTGGATGAAATGACCTCGGTGCTGGCTCTGTCCAAGCAGTTCGAGCTGCATATCAAAATGATGAACACCGCCAAAGAAGACGACCAGGCCATGACTCGCGTCCTGTCCATCAGCTAA
- a CDS encoding sigma-54-dependent transcriptional regulator encodes MRIKVHCQNRIGILRDILNLLVAYGINVKRGEVGGDQGNAIYLYCPNLINLQFQALRPKFETIPGVFGVKRVGLMPSERRHMELNALLGALEFPVLSIDMGGCIVAANRAAAQLLGVRVDEVPGISLSRYAEDFDLPELVRANKSRINGLRVKIKGLVYLADIAPLQLEHDESEAMAGAVLTLHRADRVGEQIYNVRKQELRGFDSIFQSSKVMAAVVREARRMAPLDAPLLIEGETGTGKELLARACHLASPRGQSPLMALNCAGLPESMAETELFGYGPGAFEGARAEGKLGLLELTAGGTLFLDGVGEMSPRLQVKLLRFLQDGCFRRVGSDEEVYLDVRVMCATQVDLSELCARGEFRQDLYHRLNVLSLHIPPLRDCLDGLEPLVEHFLDQASRQIGCSLPRLAPAAMDRLSHYHWPGNVRQLENVLFQAVSLCDGGVVKAEHIRLPDYGVRQPLGEFSLEGGLEQIVGRFEKAVLEQLYSEHSSSRLLGKRLGVSHTTIANKLREHDIIKPGKDA; translated from the coding sequence ATGCGTATCAAAGTCCACTGCCAAAACCGGATTGGCATCCTTCGCGACATTCTCAATCTGCTGGTGGCCTACGGCATCAACGTCAAGCGCGGCGAGGTCGGGGGTGATCAGGGCAATGCGATTTATCTGTACTGCCCCAATCTGATTAATCTGCAATTTCAGGCCTTGCGTCCGAAGTTTGAAACCATCCCCGGGGTGTTTGGCGTCAAGCGTGTGGGCTTGATGCCCAGCGAGCGCCGGCATATGGAGCTTAACGCCTTGCTCGGGGCGCTGGAATTTCCGGTGCTGTCTATCGATATGGGCGGTTGCATTGTTGCGGCCAACCGTGCCGCCGCACAGTTGCTTGGGGTGCGGGTGGATGAAGTGCCGGGGATTTCCCTGTCACGCTACGCCGAAGACTTCGACCTGCCCGAACTGGTGCGGGCCAACAAGTCGCGGATCAATGGCTTGCGGGTCAAGATCAAGGGCCTGGTGTACCTGGCCGATATCGCCCCGCTGCAACTGGAACACGACGAAAGCGAGGCGATGGCCGGGGCCGTGCTGACCCTGCACCGCGCCGACCGTGTGGGCGAGCAAATCTACAATGTGCGCAAGCAGGAGCTGCGCGGCTTCGACAGTATTTTCCAAAGCTCGAAAGTCATGGCCGCGGTGGTGCGCGAAGCGCGGCGAATGGCACCGCTGGATGCGCCGCTATTAATAGAAGGCGAAACCGGCACCGGCAAGGAGCTGCTGGCCCGGGCCTGCCATCTGGCCAGCCCTCGTGGCCAGTCGCCATTGATGGCGCTGAACTGCGCCGGCTTACCTGAGTCGATGGCTGAAACCGAACTGTTCGGCTACGGCCCCGGTGCCTTTGAAGGGGCGCGGGCGGAAGGCAAGCTCGGCCTGCTGGAGCTGACAGCAGGAGGTACGTTGTTTCTCGATGGCGTGGGTGAAATGAGCCCGCGCTTGCAGGTCAAATTGCTGCGCTTCTTGCAGGATGGTTGCTTTCGTCGGGTTGGCAGTGATGAAGAGGTGTATCTGGATGTGCGGGTGATGTGCGCCACTCAGGTCGACCTGTCCGAGCTGTGCGCCCGTGGCGAGTTTCGCCAGGACCTGTATCACCGGCTCAACGTGCTATCGCTGCATATTCCGCCGCTGCGCGATTGCCTGGACGGGCTGGAACCGCTGGTGGAGCATTTTCTCGATCAGGCCAGTCGCCAGATTGGTTGCTCGCTGCCGCGCCTGGCGCCAGCGGCAATGGATCGGTTGAGCCACTACCATTGGCCGGGTAACGTGCGCCAGCTGGAAAACGTGCTGTTCCAGGCGGTGTCGTTGTGCGATGGCGGGGTGGTCAAGGCCGAGCATATCCGCCTGCCGGATTACGGCGTGCGCCAGCCCCTGGGCGAGTTCTCGCTGGAGGGCGGCCTGGAGCAGATTGTCGGGCGTTTCGAAAAGGCGGTGCTGGAGCAACTGTATTCCGAGCACTCGAGTAGCCGATTGCTGGGCAAGCGATTGGGGGTGTCCCATACCACCATCGCCAACAAACTGCGCGAGCACGACATTATTAAGCCGGGCAAGGACGCTTGA